The sequence CGGAAGGAATGGATGTTCGCCCCGACCACGGACGGGCAGACCACCGACGTCATGGGACCGCACGAGGCTTCCATTCGCGCCGGTGAGGAACGGACGCTTCACTGGGACCCGGCTCTGGCGCCGGGCGAGTACACCGTGAAGGCGAAACTGCTCTATTGCACGGACCGTTTCCAGACCAAGCCGGTGAAGGAAGAAGTGACCAGCGCCGCCCTCGTCATAACGGCAAAATAGAAGGTCCTCAGGGAATTTAGCGGAAACGCGCGTGCCTTAAGCCGGGAAAAAAGGCAAATCCCCCCTGCCCCCCTTCGCAAAGGGGGGAACGTCAGGGCGCATGCAGCGCTTCGTAGGCAACTGCACTTCACGTTCCCCCGGAATTCCCGGAAGAACCCAAATAAAGGCGAGCTACACTCGAGCAGTTGTTTCGGCCCCTGGCGAAAGCCAGGGGCCTCATTGTTTTCAGCTCTTTCCGCCCGTTGCCCGGAAAAGCGCCCCCCAGGTTAGCAGCCCTCTTTTTTTCGCACCCTCAGCGCCCCCTGCAGATACAGCAACAGCAAAGACGCTATCAACAGGGCAACACCCAGAAATCCCATCGGAGAGAAGCGCTCCCCGAAGAGGAACCAGGCCAGCAGAGTCGCGACCAGCGGCTCAAGAAGCGTGCTGATACTCGCCGCAGTCGCCGAGGTGGAACGCATCCCTTTCAAGAAGAGCACATAGGCGAGTGCCGTCGGTACCGCGCCTAGGTAGACAAGTACCGTCCAGGCAAGGGGAGGATAGGTCACGACCATGCCTTGGGAACGTGCGACACCGAACAGTATGGCAGCCCCGATGGCGAAACTGATCGCAAGAGACTGAAACGGGTCGTATCGCGCTGCGAGCCGTTGCGAGGCGATGGTCATCATCCCGTAGCTGAAGGCCGAGACAAAGGCCAGCGCAATGCCGCTTGCGTCCGCTCCGGAAAGCTTTGACTGTTCCTGGGACAGAACCAGCAGGCCGGTTCCCGTAAGGGCGCCTAACAGGGCCAAAAGCGTCATCCTCGAAGGCCCCTTCTTCGTCAACGCGGCGGAAGCGACGGCGACCATGACCGGCGCCGTGCAGAGCGTTATCACCGTTGCCACCGCGACCCCGGTACGGGCGATGGCTCCGAAGTAGCATGCCTGGTACAAAGCGGTCAGCAAACCGACGAGCATCATCAGCCCGAGATCGGTGCGGGAAACCTGGAACATCTTTCTTCCGAGCCTTGCCCAGCAGACCGAGAACAAGACGGGGAGAGAGAACGCAAGACGAAAGAAACCGATGGAAAGCGGATTGGTGGCGGTGATTTGATAAATGGTCTTGGTGGAAATGCCGACGGTACCCCAAAGTACCGCGGCGAGCATGATCAGTAAAAGCCCGCGGCGCGACGCTGCGCGGGAAGTGTGCGGTGACTGCATATGAAGTCTCCTTGAAGCTCAGAGGAAAAAGGAACACTCAGAGATCAAGGCAGAAAGGCGCAACTGTAGTGCGAACGCGGGGTGCGAACTGAAGGGGTAGCCGCCAGACTGCCTTGCTAGGCGAGAATGGCTGCGGGAGGGGGTAATATGCTGGAGAAGGGATAATACATGCGGAACCTATATCAGCTGCCGTAACGCCTTGTCAAACCGATTATTGATCAGCCAAGGCCGGAAGAGGCACCAAGCGAGATACCGAGGCGCGTCATGAGGTCAAGCAGGCGATCGGACACGGCCGCGTCCAACCGCTCAAACACGTCTCTCCGCGAGCTGTGGAAAGCGACGAGGTTGCAGCCGATGAGTGGTAACTGAGAGAACTCTGCGGAGGTAAGCGACAAGAGCCCGTAGTTCGTTGCGTAAGCTCGGGATCCTTCCGGGACCCAGGCACTGATGAGGTAGTCGATGTCGACAACACAGATGCGATACCCGATCGATTCGAGCCATGCTACATGGGACGGCACCGCTTCACCAAAGGAGAAGGCTCCTAGTCCTGTATCGTATCCGAAGACCCCCTCGAAAACGATGGTAGGAAAGGACGACTCGATGACGCGGCGCGCCCCCTCAAGCACTAGGCGCTCGGCACCCTCGGTGTCGATTTTGATGAAGTCGGGAACTCGGCCGATCGAGCGCGAAAAATCATCCACCGTGTCGGTCTCCACCAAGCAGCGGCGCACTCCCGCTCCGAGCCGGGCCTCGGTTCCCAGCTCGGGTAGGATACTGGAGGATTGCGCAGTCTCCTCCGGCGCAAGGTAAAGCACCTGATGACCGGCGATGGCCGAAATGGCCCGGCAATAAGGGAATACGTTGGCGCAGGCCTCTTCGCAGGCGCGCATCGACAGCGCAAGGAAGTGCTCGGGGTGAGGCTCGAATGAGTACACGCGCCCTGCTTGTCCCGTCAAAGCCGCAAAGAAAAGCGAGAGTTCCCCCTGAAAGGCGCCGATGTCGAAAACGGTGGCGCCAGGCGGAATCGCCAGCTTGAAAAGATCCTTTAACAACATCCCGCACCTCGCTGCAAAGTCGTGCCGCACCGGGCGGGCATATGAAGCCCTCCGGAAGCCGCGAGGCATCCGACAAGCTGCTCCTCCGCGCCGCACGCGACAGGCCGTTTGCC is a genomic window of Geomonas ferrireducens containing:
- a CDS encoding DMT family transporter gives rise to the protein MQSPHTSRAASRRGLLLIMLAAVLWGTVGISTKTIYQITATNPLSIGFFRLAFSLPVLFSVCWARLGRKMFQVSRTDLGLMMLVGLLTALYQACYFGAIARTGVAVATVITLCTAPVMVAVASAALTKKGPSRMTLLALLGALTGTGLLVLSQEQSKLSGADASGIALAFVSAFSYGMMTIASQRLAARYDPFQSLAISFAIGAAILFGVARSQGMVVTYPPLAWTVLVYLGAVPTALAYVLFLKGMRSTSATAASISTLLEPLVATLLAWFLFGERFSPMGFLGVALLIASLLLLYLQGALRVRKKEGC
- a CDS encoding FkbM family methyltransferase, whose protein sequence is MLLKDLFKLAIPPGATVFDIGAFQGELSLFFAALTGQAGRVYSFEPHPEHFLALSMRACEEACANVFPYCRAISAIAGHQVLYLAPEETAQSSSILPELGTEARLGAGVRRCLVETDTVDDFSRSIGRVPDFIKIDTEGAERLVLEGARRVIESSFPTIVFEGVFGYDTGLGAFSFGEAVPSHVAWLESIGYRICVVDIDYLISAWVPEGSRAYATNYGLLSLTSAEFSQLPLIGCNLVAFHSSRRDVFERLDAAVSDRLLDLMTRLGISLGASSGLG